Proteins encoded within one genomic window of Brockia lithotrophica:
- the gatC gene encoding Asp-tRNA(Asn)/Glu-tRNA(Gln) amidotransferase subunit GatC — translation MPLSPETWEKLQYLARLELTPEEKVRMERELEELLAYVSPLRQLPLDGVSPMILPVEVEPVLRADVPEAFPSREELLRSAPEVQNGFFVVPNVLEE, via the coding sequence GTGCCGCTTTCACCCGAAACGTGGGAAAAACTTCAGTATCTTGCCCGTCTCGAGCTCACGCCTGAGGAAAAGGTTCGCATGGAGCGCGAGCTCGAGGAGCTCCTCGCGTACGTTTCCCCCTTGCGACAGTTGCCCTTGGATGGCGTTTCTCCCATGATTCTGCCCGTCGAGGTGGAACCGGTTCTCCGCGCGGACGTGCCGGAGGCATTCCCCTCGCGGGAAGAGCTCCTTCGGAGCGCTCCCGAAGTGCAGAACGGGTTCTTTGTCGTTCCAAATGTCCTCGAGGAGTGA
- a CDS encoding O-antigen ligase family protein codes for MISGEIPLSRERAYGLEKIGTFSRYVVLGMFLVSISVFFITFLTELNIFSEFVHDRLMVSAFAMQLIFPAAFIFVAYENLKIRLNSKYVPYFLLLFLVYAIFLFSLLSFVWSDYPLYAIKKSITIFVPVILLSVVMLFDDNPIKTFNYVSIIFVATSLLSSIYGEIVLFAGKINPIPLSENIYEQSISLGILKVSQIVYGTLPFLRISSFLSNPNSLAVLNSVGIVFTLYLSRIKYIKNSTGAFLLFVQAVSLLLTFSRDGILFVALMLFAYFLWFAKRGTLQVAGLLFAGVLLVLFLLEIYLVYQSIHPTYSHTDGQSFLEKRLSLGLNGRDRIWRPVVEQITATPLFGIGFGAATEAILRPLGIEHTVHSSHLQILAELGIAGYALFLLVFFTFGWFALRAMQRPSDLVVRNVGAATFSLVFGFFLHDFLESVIVLWGPFTLLTAYAMFTLLHPRVIGEVVRKGEMRGIPVSEDSVYT; via the coding sequence GTGATCTCCGGCGAAATCCCCCTGTCCCGAGAGCGCGCGTACGGATTAGAAAAGATTGGTACGTTTTCTCGCTATGTGGTTTTGGGTATGTTTCTTGTTTCTATTAGCGTGTTTTTTATTACATTTTTAACGGAACTAAATATTTTTTCTGAATTTGTTCACGATCGGCTTATGGTGTCGGCTTTCGCAATGCAACTTATTTTTCCTGCTGCGTTTATTTTTGTTGCTTATGAAAACTTAAAAATAAGATTAAACAGTAAATACGTACCATATTTTTTATTATTGTTTTTGGTGTATGCTATATTTTTATTTTCTCTGTTATCTTTTGTATGGAGCGATTACCCATTATATGCAATTAAAAAGTCAATTACAATATTCGTTCCCGTTATTTTATTATCAGTCGTGATGCTATTCGATGATAACCCAATAAAAACGTTTAACTACGTATCTATAATTTTTGTTGCGACGTCATTATTATCTTCGATTTACGGAGAAATAGTTTTGTTCGCTGGAAAAATAAATCCAATCCCACTCAGCGAAAATATTTACGAACAGTCGATATCTTTAGGTATTTTAAAGGTTTCACAAATTGTTTATGGAACGCTTCCTTTTCTTCGTATATCTTCATTTTTGTCGAATCCGAATAGTCTTGCTGTGTTGAACTCTGTTGGTATTGTCTTTACACTTTATTTATCGAGAATTAAGTATATAAAAAATTCGACCGGGGCTTTCTTGTTGTTCGTTCAGGCGGTTTCTCTGCTCCTCACTTTTTCGCGTGACGGAATCCTATTTGTCGCTCTCATGCTCTTTGCCTATTTCCTGTGGTTTGCGAAAAGAGGAACCTTGCAGGTTGCAGGGCTCCTTTTTGCAGGTGTACTCCTCGTTCTCTTCCTCTTGGAGATTTACCTCGTGTACCAAAGCATACACCCCACCTACTCCCACACCGACGGCCAGTCGTTCCTCGAAAAACGACTTTCCTTGGGGCTGAACGGCAGAGATCGAATTTGGAGACCGGTGGTCGAACAAATCACCGCAACGCCCCTCTTCGGCATAGGATTCGGCGCCGCGACGGAAGCGATCCTGCGACCGTTGGGGATCGAACACACCGTCCACAGCTCGCACCTCCAAATTCTCGCGGAGCTCGGAATCGCGGGCTATGCCTTGTTTCTCCTCGTGTTTTTCACCTTCGGCTGGTTTGCGCTTCGCGCAATGCAAAGGCCTTCCGACCTCGTCGTCCGAAACGTTGGCGCCGCCACGTTTTCTCTGGTCTTCGGCTTCTTCCTCCACGACTTCTTGGAAAGCGTGATCGTCCTGTGGGGGCCGTTTACCCTCCTTACGGCGTATGCGATGTTTACCCTCCTCCACCCTAGGGTAATTGGAGAAGTCGTCCGAAAAGGCGAGATGCGCGGAATTCCCGTATCGGAGGATTCCGTGTATACTTGA
- the metE gene encoding 5-methyltetrahydropteroyltriglutamate--homocysteine S-methyltransferase: MPLSTANLGYPRLGHRRELKRALEGYWEGKIDRKALLSELEALERAHLTLQRDKGLTYVPVGDFSAYDHVLDHAALFGLLPRRFGYRGGPVDLDLYFAVARGTKEAPASAMVKWFNTNYHYIVPEWEEGVTPELTGEGPVERVRRARAWGIENVRPVLLGPYTFVRLAKGPGVEDVRRAVSALVPLYGEILRRLEAEGVSWVQIDEPALVQDVPEEHLPILEEAYAALVGGLSSLRILLQTYFEAVDHYERIVRLPVHGIGLDFVHGRARNEAALAAHGFPEDKVLGVGLVNGRNVWRTPLGERAEWLKGLTCYVSPERMILQPSTSLLFVPHTVKLEKKLSPELLQVLAFAEEKLDELALLAHALDPSPEIREAYREADEALRRFAAAHPFPAARSEEHVGPRKTPFPERWRLQQERFRLPLFPTTMIGSLPQTEDVRAARARWKRGEWSTETYETFIREEIARWIRIQEDLGIDVLVHGEFERSDMVEFFAEKMGGFAFLERGWVQSYGSRAVRPPIIYGPAAYLEPITVSWTVYAQSLTDRPVKGILTGPVTILQWSYAREDVPRETVARSIAWAMREEVLALERAGIGIIQIDEPAFREALPLKHADWEDYLRWAVETFHILSNGVQDRTQIQSHMCYSKFDDILDAIKALDADVILIETARSHGELISAFEEGGYPNAIGLGVWDIHSPRIPPVEEMVALVERALRVLPKELFWINPDCGLKTRKEEEVLASLRNMLEAARILRQRYGG, encoded by the coding sequence TTGCCCCTGAGCACGGCCAACCTGGGATACCCGCGCCTAGGCCACCGGCGCGAGCTCAAGCGCGCCTTGGAAGGATATTGGGAGGGCAAGATCGACCGCAAAGCGCTCCTCTCCGAACTGGAAGCGCTCGAACGCGCCCACCTCACGCTCCAGAGGGACAAGGGCCTCACCTACGTGCCCGTGGGCGACTTTTCCGCCTACGACCACGTGCTGGACCACGCCGCGCTCTTCGGCCTCTTGCCCAGGCGTTTCGGCTACCGGGGCGGACCGGTGGACCTCGACCTCTACTTCGCCGTCGCCCGTGGGACAAAAGAAGCGCCCGCGTCGGCCATGGTGAAGTGGTTCAATACGAACTACCACTACATCGTCCCCGAATGGGAAGAAGGAGTCACGCCGGAACTCACCGGCGAAGGGCCAGTCGAACGCGTGCGGCGCGCCCGCGCCTGGGGGATCGAAAACGTTCGTCCCGTCCTCCTCGGGCCGTACACCTTCGTCCGCCTGGCGAAAGGGCCCGGCGTAGAGGACGTACGCCGCGCCGTATCGGCCCTCGTGCCCCTCTACGGAGAGATCCTCCGCCGCTTGGAAGCGGAAGGTGTTTCCTGGGTGCAGATCGACGAACCGGCCCTCGTGCAGGACGTCCCGGAAGAACACCTGCCGATTCTCGAAGAGGCGTACGCCGCGCTCGTGGGCGGTCTTTCTTCCCTCCGCATCCTTCTTCAGACGTACTTTGAGGCCGTCGACCACTACGAACGTATCGTCCGGCTTCCCGTCCACGGCATCGGGCTCGACTTCGTTCACGGGAGGGCGCGAAACGAAGCGGCGCTCGCCGCCCACGGCTTCCCCGAAGACAAGGTGCTCGGGGTCGGACTCGTGAACGGGCGAAACGTGTGGCGAACGCCGCTCGGCGAACGCGCGGAATGGCTCAAGGGCCTCACGTGCTACGTGTCTCCTGAACGCATGATCCTTCAGCCGTCGACCAGCCTCCTCTTCGTCCCGCACACCGTGAAACTCGAAAAGAAGCTCTCGCCCGAACTCCTCCAAGTCCTGGCCTTCGCCGAAGAAAAGCTCGACGAGCTCGCCCTCCTCGCCCACGCACTCGATCCCTCGCCGGAGATTCGCGAAGCGTATCGCGAGGCAGACGAAGCCCTCCGGCGCTTCGCCGCCGCCCACCCCTTCCCCGCCGCCCGAAGCGAGGAACACGTCGGTCCGAGAAAAACCCCCTTCCCCGAACGCTGGCGTCTCCAGCAAGAACGCTTCCGCCTCCCCCTCTTCCCCACGACCATGATCGGCAGCCTCCCCCAAACGGAAGACGTACGGGCGGCGCGGGCGCGCTGGAAGCGCGGCGAGTGGAGCACGGAAACGTACGAAACGTTCATCCGCGAAGAAATCGCCCGCTGGATCCGCATCCAGGAAGACCTCGGGATCGACGTGCTCGTGCACGGAGAATTTGAACGCTCGGACATGGTGGAGTTCTTTGCGGAAAAGATGGGCGGCTTTGCCTTCCTCGAACGGGGATGGGTGCAATCCTACGGCTCGCGGGCCGTTCGGCCGCCGATCATCTACGGACCCGCCGCCTACCTCGAGCCGATCACCGTCTCGTGGACCGTGTACGCCCAAAGCCTCACAGACCGCCCCGTGAAGGGGATCCTCACGGGACCCGTCACGATCCTCCAGTGGTCGTACGCCCGAGAGGACGTACCGCGGGAGACGGTGGCCCGCTCGATCGCCTGGGCGATGCGCGAGGAAGTCTTGGCCCTCGAACGCGCGGGCATCGGGATCATTCAAATCGACGAGCCCGCCTTCCGTGAAGCTCTCCCCTTGAAACACGCGGATTGGGAGGACTACCTCCGGTGGGCGGTCGAAACCTTCCACATCCTCTCCAATGGCGTGCAAGACCGAACGCAGATTCAGTCCCACATGTGCTACAGCAAGTTCGACGACATCCTGGACGCCATCAAGGCCCTCGACGCCGACGTCATCCTCATCGAGACGGCGCGAAGCCACGGCGAGCTCATCTCCGCCTTTGAAGAGGGAGGATACCCCAACGCCATCGGCCTTGGGGTTTGGGACATCCACAGCCCGCGGATCCCGCCGGTGGAGGAAATGGTCGCCCTCGTCGAACGGGCGCTCCGCGTCCTGCCGAAGGAACTCTTTTGGATCAACCCCGACTGCGGCCTCAAGACGCGCAAGGAAGAGGAAGTGCTCGCATCGCTTAGAAACATGCTCGAGGCGGCCCGAATCCTCCGTCAGCGGTACGGCGGATGA
- a CDS encoding CamS family sex pheromone protein, whose product MRTRDRALRLFLAGGLFLGGAATFLSGCSLPEAPLTAPPAQQGEQVGPSIPSPKVGRAPYAVYPTLDAAEGVGRASRGSLVSALGVRLSYEEFEAGMFEHLARVFPPDRFGLRAGLYPPVAELGDWLKPYDAEKNPLGVNPADPATPGTSDAGAAEAVRREPRAVAVLAYNLYTSPPERNAPPEVLALGLGVYAPSPEDAETFGRKAGEKIVHNLRSEGFAGDVWVAVYRLPSSKEAVPGTFVAFGLSKNGSGSSVEWETFRERYVLLSRGEDLLSQKFQGFVRELRDPFPQGVYASGTAHYVQDKLVGVRLVFTTSLADAVSRQALVNFAVEKGSSLVPSEVALVLEFQSFGRTYAVYIRDPAVGSFLYEPGRVP is encoded by the coding sequence ATGCGTACGCGGGACAGGGCGCTCCGCCTTTTCCTCGCGGGCGGGCTCTTCCTCGGGGGGGCCGCGACGTTCCTTTCCGGCTGCTCCCTTCCCGAAGCTCCGCTCACCGCTCCCCCGGCACAACAAGGGGAGCAGGTCGGCCCGTCCATTCCTTCGCCCAAGGTAGGTCGTGCGCCGTACGCCGTCTACCCGACGCTCGACGCCGCCGAAGGCGTGGGCCGCGCATCCCGCGGGAGTCTCGTGAGCGCTCTGGGGGTCCGCCTTTCCTACGAGGAATTCGAAGCGGGTATGTTCGAACACCTCGCCCGCGTCTTTCCGCCCGACCGGTTCGGGCTGCGGGCGGGGCTCTACCCCCCGGTTGCCGAACTCGGGGACTGGCTGAAGCCGTACGACGCGGAAAAGAACCCGCTCGGCGTCAACCCCGCGGATCCCGCGACGCCCGGAACGTCCGACGCGGGGGCGGCTGAAGCCGTGCGGCGCGAACCGCGGGCGGTCGCCGTCCTCGCGTACAACCTGTATACCTCTCCACCCGAGCGCAACGCGCCTCCGGAGGTGCTTGCGCTCGGCCTCGGCGTCTACGCCCCCTCCCCAGAGGATGCGGAGACCTTCGGCCGCAAGGCCGGAGAAAAGATCGTCCACAACCTGCGGAGCGAAGGCTTTGCCGGCGACGTGTGGGTCGCCGTGTACCGCCTTCCCTCCTCTAAGGAAGCGGTTCCCGGCACGTTCGTCGCCTTTGGCCTTTCCAAGAACGGGAGCGGCTCTTCTGTGGAGTGGGAGACGTTTCGCGAACGCTACGTGCTTCTTTCCCGCGGGGAGGACCTTCTTTCCCAAAAGTTCCAGGGGTTTGTCCGCGAGCTTCGGGATCCTTTTCCCCAAGGGGTGTACGCTTCGGGAACCGCCCACTACGTGCAGGACAAGTTGGTCGGCGTTCGCCTGGTCTTCACCACTTCCTTGGCGGACGCCGTATCGCGGCAGGCCCTCGTGAACTTCGCCGTGGAAAAGGGGAGTTCCCTCGTTCCTTCTGAGGTCGCTCTCGTCCTCGAATTTCAAAGCTTTGGCCGCACGTACGCCGTCTACATCCGCGATCCCGCCGTCGGCTCCTTTCTCTACGAACCGGGACGCGTTCCGTAG